A region from the Neurospora crassa OR74A linkage group V, whole genome shotgun sequence genome encodes:
- the his-6 gene encoding imidazole glycerol phosphate synthase hisHF yields the protein MPTVHLLDYVAGNVRSLVNAIERVGYSVEWVRSPEEVANADKLILPGVGHFGHCLSQLASAGYMAPIRAHIESGKPFMGICVGLQALFEGSSEDPNCPGLGVLPGKLDRFDDTSKSVPHIGWNDASCPTNPNLFGLNPDSKYYYVHSYKMPYTKGQLESQGWAVATGVYGGETFIGAIAKGNVMATQFHPEKSGVAGLRVIRAFLDGSGAAALASHPPQEVPNAGDDALVSKEGLTRRVIACLDVRTNDQGDLVVTKGDQYDVREKSDDRNVRNLGKPVEMARKYYEQGADEVTFLNITSFRDCPVADLPMLEILRLTSKTVFVPLTVGGGIRDTVDTDGTKVSALEIATMYFQSGADKVSIGSDAVIAAEEYYASGKTLFGNTAIEQISKAYGNQAVVVSVDPKRVYVPKPDATRHHTVKTSYPGPKGEEYCWYACTIKGGRETRDLDVVELTQAVEAMGCGEILLNCIDKDGTNSGFDLELIRQVKAAVRIPVIASSGAGNPGHFEEVFRETTTDAALGAGMFHRGEYTVQQVKEELKARGLVVRQFEGDL from the exons ATGCCGACCGTTCACCTCCTGGATTACGTCGCCGGCAACGTGCGCAGCTTGGTCAATGCCATTGAGAGGGTTGGCTACAGCGTCGAGTGGGTCCGGTCGCCGGAGGAGGTTGCCAATGCTGAT AAACTCATCCTCCCTGGCGTAGGCCACTTCGGCCACTGCCTCTCCCAGCTCGCCTCCGCCGGCTACATGGCCCCCATCCGCGCCCACATCGAGTCCGGTAAGCCCTTCATGGGCATCTGCGTCGGCCTCCAGGCTCTCTTCGAAGGCTCGTCCGAAGACCCCAACTGCCCCGGTCTGGGTGTCCTCCCCGGCAAGCTCGACCGCTTCGACGACACCTCCAAGTCCGTCCCCCACATTGGCTGGAACGACGCCTCGTGCCCGACCAACCCGAACCTCTTTGGTCTCAACCCCGACTCCAAATACTACTATGTCCACTCGTACAAGATGCCCTACACCAAGGGCCAGCTCGAGTCGCAAGGGTGGGCGGTGGCTACCGGTGTCTATGGCGGCGAGACCTTTATTGGCGCCATTGCCAAGGGCAACGTGATGGCCACCCAGTTCCACCCTGAGAAGTCGGGTGTCGCCGGTCTGCGCGTCATCCGGGCCTTCCTCGATGGCTCTGGCGCCGCTGCTCTGGCTTCCCACCCTCCCCAGGAGGTCCCCAACGCCGGCGACGATGCCCTCGTCAGCAAGGAGGGCCTCACCCGTCGTGTCATTGCCTGCTTGGATGTGCGCACCAACGACCAGGGCGACTTGGTGGTCACCAAGGGTGACCAATATGATGTCCGCGAAAAGTCTGACGACCGCAACGTCCGCAACCTCGGCAAGCCCGTCGAGATGGCGCGCAAGTACTACGAACAAGGCGCCGACGAAGTGACCTTCCTCAACATCACCTCCTTCCGCGACTGCCCCGTTGCCGACCTGCCCATGCTCGAGATCCTTCGCCTGACCTCCAAGACCGTCTTCGTTCCCCTGaccgtcggcggcggcatccgCGACACCGTCGACACGGACGGCACCAAGGTCTCCGCCCTCGAAATCGCCACCATGTACTTCCAGTCAGGCGCCGACAAGGTGTCCATTGGCTCCGACGCCGTCATCGCTGCCGAGGAGTACTATGCCTCCGGCAAGACGCTCTTTGGCAACACGGCCATTGAGCAGATCAGCAAAGCCTACGGAAACCAGGCTGTCGTCGTCTCGGTCGATCCCAAGCGCGTCTACGTCCCCAAGCCCGATGCCACGAGACACCACACCGTCAAGACGTCGTACCCCGGCCCCAAGGGCGAGGAATACTGCTGGTACGCCTGCACGATCAAGGGCGGGCGCGAGACGAGGGATCTGGATGTGGTTGAACTCACGCAGGCCGTGGAAGCCATGGGCTGCGGCGAGATTCTGTTGAACTGCATTGACAAGGACGGCACCAACAGCGGGTTTGATCTGGAGTTGATCAGGCAGGTCAAGGCGGCCGTGAGGATACCGGTTATTGCCAGCTCGGGGGCGGGCAACCCGGGTCACTTTGAGGAGGTGTTTAGGGAGACGACGACGGACGCCGCGCTGGGAGCAGGCATGTTCCACCGTGGGGAGTATACAGTACAGcaggtcaaggaggagctGAAGGCGAGGGGGTTGGTGGTCAGACAGTTTGAGGGAGATCTCTGA
- a CDS encoding ornithine decarboxylase antizyme has product MAPMKQDNLFSSSSNYYGEDVVASPPHHMEAVDILASCYLGPSGIPEVPSTGLPSPPSSPPLAALDTSTNQLAVTAKAKSSAGNNNRRAGSSNHNNSRGRRGGATLRIREECERFFCETLRAVLLGEKNSAVQGSGLASVYHDNDNCNNHPNHGTTTTNGNNNNTPLTPPYDDYPIGDEHLMSRHGFDACGVAGNGSHRVDSWIELWDYVGGTSFRGVVAEEMETGEKTLMIFFDEQSVEGRDLKKALVALIELADGPLACSHMVICLDRSIPDHEAVPLMKGLQWAGFSMTTFDFWSGGKTCDVVSGRWLFMGMEM; this is encoded by the exons ATGGCGCCAATGAAACAGGATAAtctttttagtagtagtagtaattactacGGCGAGGACGTCGTCGCTTCGCCTCCCCACCACATGGAGGCCGTCGACATCCTCGCCAGCTGCTACCTT GGGCCGAGTGGTATTCCTGAGGTCCCTTCGACGGGACTTCCATCGCCGCCATCAAGCCCCCCCCTCGCGGCCCTCGACACGTCAACCAACCAGCTGGCGGTGACTGCCAAGGCGAAGTCATCTGCtggaaacaacaacagacgTGCCGGGAGCAGTaatcacaacaacagcagggGACGTCGAGGGGGGGCAACACTACGCATCAGGGAAGAATGTGAGAGGTTCTTTTGCGAGACATTGCGCGCCGTGCTTCTAGGTGAGAAGAACTCGGCGGTGCAGGGCTCGGGCCTGGCTAGTGTTTATCACGACAACGACAATTGCAACAACCATCCCAACCATGgtaccacaacaaccaacggcaacaacaacaacactcctTTGACCCCGCCATACGACGATTATCCAATCGGGGATGAACACCTGATGAGTCGTCATGGTTTCGATGCTTGCGGTGTCGCCGGAAACGGATCGCACCGCGTCGACTCCTGGATCGAACTATGGGATTACGTGGGCGGCACCAGCTTCCGCGGGGTTGTCGCTGAGGAAATGGAAACCGGGGAGAAGACGTTGATGATCTTTTTTGACGAGCAGAGCGTGGAGGGAAGGGATTTGAAGAAGGC TCTTGTAGCCCTCATCGAACTGGCCGACGGCCCCCTCGCCTGCTCCCACATGGTCATCTGCCTCGACCGCTCCATCCCCGACCATGAAGCAGTGCCCTTGATGAAGGGGCTGCAATGGGCTGGGTTTTCCATGACGACTTTCGACTTTTGGTCTGGTGGAAAGACTTGTGACGTAGTGAGTGGGAGGTGGCTGTTTATGGGCATGGAGATGTAA
- a CDS encoding yippee family protein: protein MVFNLYTTSSPAASADSGPIKPIYLLPSFSLPFRRRRPSTTLTQTYDHRLDDTESDGLPSLSSSPDSFTTAFSSDYTPIQPTSTRLSPIQPDILRCAHCASDIAFTSQIISKGFHGRHGRAYLVSPTPSQAPGPHPSFGFFSSLIHLPSSAATRTTELPNIFTEAPEIRRLVTGQHTVADITCAVCGTKLGWKYVDAKESSQKYKVGKFILECARVVTFRSWEDSPKDEQEGVVGDMGKNGRRGLVKGASGKRKQKEAAAEEAAVRGEEQEPVSPTAVIFDSDNDSECDDIFAGVWDAETVAKRRKGKLTNMKPPRGGLFWS from the coding sequence ATGGTTTTCAACTTGtacaccaccagcagcccGGCGGCTTCGGCCGATAGTGGCCCAATCAAACCCATCTACCTCCTCCCGAGTTTTAGCTTGCCCTTTCGTCGACGCAGGCCGTCCACCACACTCACTCAGACATACGATCACCGCCTGGATGACACCGAGTCCGATGGCCTCCCATCGCTTTCCAGTTCTCCTGATTCATTCACCACCGCCTTTTCATCCGATTACACCCCGATTCAGCCAACTTCTACCCGTCTCTCCCCCATCCAACCCGACATCCTTCGCTGCGCCCACTGCGCGTCCGACATCGCCTTCACTTCTCAAATCATCAGCAAAGGCTTCCACGGTCGCCACGGCCGGGCCTATCTCGTCTCACCCACACCTTCCCAGGCCCCAGGTCCCCATCCGTCTTTTggcttcttttcttcactCATCCATCTCCCGTCATCTGCTGCCACCAGGACGACGGAACTGCCCAACATCTTTACAGAAGCCCCCGAAATCCGCCGCCTGGTAACGGGCCAGCACACCGTCGCTGACATCACCTGCGCCGTGTGCGGGACCAAGCTGGGGTGGAAGTACGTGGATGCAAAGGAGAGTTCGCAGAAGTATAAAGTCGGGAAATTCATCTTGGAGTGCGCGAGGGTCGTCACGTTTCGGAGTTGGGAGGATTCGCCCAAGGACGAACAGGAGGGTGTCGTCGGTGACATGGGGAAGAATGGAAGGCGGGGGTTGGTCAAGGGGGCGAGTGGAAAACGGAAGCAAAAGGAAGCAGctgcggaggaggcggcggtgcGAGGTGAAGAGCAGGAACCCGTGTCGCCAACTGCGGTCATCTTTGACTCGGACAACGACTCTGAATGCGATGACATCTTTGCTGGAGTCTGGGATGCCGAGACCGTGGCTAAGCGGCGCAAGGGGAAGCTGACCAACATGAAGCCGCCTAGGGGAGGGCTTTTTTGGTCGTGA
- a CDS encoding glutamate carboxypeptidase, with the protein MPRTLGWRPSRLIQVRRPIAAITRPTKPFFSPPASVSPFSLTKTYLTESIRAHQARKMAPQLDSYFQKVDSLSDHFIDRLRQAVAIPSISSEAARRPDVVRMGQWLADELTKLGATVELRPLGKQEGTDLDLPPVVLARYGNDKNKRTILVYGHYDVQPAEKSDGWDTEPFDLTVKEDGRMCGRGATDDKGPVLGWLNAIEAHKAAGIDFPVNLLMCFEGMEEYGSDGLEELVMAEGKKYFADADAVCISDNYWLGTERPCLTYGLRGCNYYSVEVSGPGADLHSGVFGGTAQEPMTDLVRILASLVDTDGKIQIKGIAEQVAPVTPEEDGLYDDIAFTMETLHESLGSKTTIFEDKKKTLMARWRFPSLSIHGVEGAFSNPGAKTVIPAKVIGKFSIRTVPDMEIEKTNQCVYDHVNEVFKKLGSKNTMKVYAQHCGKWWKASPNHWNFAAAAKATERVWGMKPDFTREGGSIPITLTFEEATGKNVLLLPMGSSTDGAHSINEKLDKKNYIEGIKLLGAYLHYVAEEPMNA; encoded by the coding sequence ATGCCCCGCACGCTGGGTTGGCGACCTTCCCGATTGATCCAGGTCCGCCGTCCTATCGCCGCCATCACTCGTCCGACAAAACCATTCTTCTCCCCGCCGGCTTCTGTCTCCCCTTTCTCCCTCACCAAAACATACCTGACCGAGTCGATCCGCGCCCACCAAGCTCGCAAAATGGCTCCCCAACTCGACAGCTACTTCCAAAAGGTGGACTCCCTGTCGGACCACTTCATCGACCGCCTGCGCCAGGCCGTCGCCATCCCCTCCATCTCGTCCGAGGCTGCCCGCCGTCCCGATGTCGTCCGCATGGGCCAGTGGCTCGCCGATGAGCTGACCAAGCTGGGCGCCACCGTCGAGCTCCGTCCTCTCGGCAAGCAGGAGGGCACCGATCTCGACCTCCCTCCCGTCGTCCTTGCCCGCTACGGCAACGACAAGAACAAGCGCACCATCCTCGTCTACGGCCACTACGACGTCCAGCCCGCCGAGAAGAGCGACGGCTGGGACACGGAGCCCTTTGACCTGACCGTCAAGGAGGACGGGCGCATGTGCGGCCGTGGTGCCACCGACGACAAGGGCCCCGTCCTGGGCTGGCTCAACGCCATTGAGGCTCACAAGGCCGCCGGCATCGACTTCCCCGTCAACCTCCTCATGTGCTTCGAGGGTATGGAGGAGTACGGCTCGGACGGTCTCGAGGAGCTCGTCATGGCTGAGGGCAAAAAGTACTTTGCCGATGCCGACGCCGTTTGCATCAGCGACAACTACTGGCTCGGCACCGAGCGTCCCTGCCTGACCTACGGTCTCCGTGGCTGCAACTACTACAGTGTCGAGGTTTCCGGCCCCGGTGCCGATCTTCACTCTGGTGTCTTTGGCGGTACCGCCCAGGAGCCCATGACCGACCTCGTCCGCATCCTTGCCTCGCTTGTCGACACCGACGGCAAGATCCAGATCAAGGGCATCGCCGAGCAGGTCGCCCCTGTGACCCCTGAGGAGGATGGTTTGTACGACGACATTGCCTTCACCATGGAGACCCTCCACGAGTCACTCGGCAGCAAGACCACCATCTttgaggacaagaagaagaccctTATGGCCCGCTGGCGCTTCCCTTCCCTGTCCATCCACGGTGTCGAGGGTGCCTTTTCCAACCCTGGAGCCAAGACCGTCATCCCCGCCAAGGTCATCGGCAAGTTCTCGATCCGCACCGTGCCCGACATGGAGATTGAGAAGACCAACCAGTGCGTGTACGATCACGTCAACGAGGTGTTCAAGAAGCTCGGCTCCAAGAACACCATGAAGGTGTATGCCCAGCACTGCGGCAAGTGGTGGAAGGCCAGCCCCAACCACTGGAActttgccgctgctgccaagGCTACCGAGCGTGTCTGGGGCATGAAGCCCGATTTCACTCGCGAGGGTGGTTCCATTCCCATCACCCTGACTTTCGAGGAGGCTACTGGCAAGAACGTTCTTTTGCTGCCCATGGGTAGCTCCACCGACGGTGCTCACTCCATCAATGAGAAGCTTGACAAGAAGAACTACATTGAGGGCATCAAGCTCTTGGGTGCCTATCTGCACTACGTTGCTGAGGAGCCCATGAACGCTTAA